From Rhodococcus sp. B7740:
TCTGCGATCCGCCTCTGCTCGATCGCGCCGACGGTTTACGTGATGTCCCGGGTGTCCTGATCCACGGCCGAAAGGACATCTCGGGACCCGCTGTCACGCCGTGGCGTCTGCATCGACGTTGGCCCGGGTCGACACTCGTCGTCGATGAGGGGGACGGGCATGGGGGCAGGTCCATGGCGGCGCGCTGGGACGCTGCGAACGATGCATTGACCAACCGGGCCCTGCAGGAGCCGAATGGTGCATGATCGAGAGGTGACTTCCTTCCCGATCATCGACCTGACTCCCGACGAGTTGCTGACCACGACGCGCACCGTTCGCAAGCGCCTGGACCTGACGCGGCCGGTGCCGATGGAGCTGATCAAGGAATGTCTCGAGATCGCTCTGCAGGCACCGTCCGGCTCGAACAAGCAGGGTTGGCAGTGGATCGTCGTCACCGATCCTGATCTTCGGGCTCGCATCGGTGCGATCTACGGCGAACTGTTCACCGCGTATCAGGCGTCCAAGCATTCCGCGTCGGCGCTGTTCGCAGACGACCCGGAACGTGCCTCGGTGCAGAAGCGCGTCGGCGACAGCGCGGGCTGGCTCGGCGAACACATGGGCGAGGTTCCGGTGCTGCTCATTCCGTGCATCCTGGCCGGCAAGACCCTCCCGGCCGGAAATCAAGCCGGTCTGTGGGGCTCACTCCTGCCCGCGGTATGGAACTATGCCCTGGCTGCGCGGGCGCGTGGTCTCGGAACGGCCTGGACGACAATCCATCTCGCCAAAGAAAAAGAGATCTCCGAGCTGCTCGGCATCCCCGACGACTTCCATCAGGGTGCGCTGATTCCCACGGCGTACTACACGGGTGAGACGTTCAAGGTCGCTCCGCGGGATCCGATCGAAACGGTGCTGCACGTCGACCGCTGGTGATCCACGGGCAGCCCGTCCCAATCCCGGTAGCGTCGAAAGGCAACTACCTGGGCAGCCCCATCTTGTACTGCAGGGCGTAGGCCAGCTTGCCTGGTTTGTCGTCCGAGTACGGGGCCGAGAGCTTTCCGAATTCTCCCTTGCCGGCTGCCTTACCGTCGTTCCACGCGTTCAGCGCGCCGAGTTCCGCTGCGGTGCGGCCACTGTCGATCACCGCGTCTTTGGGAGCCGCGACCTGTGCACGCGACACCGCCTCGACGGTGCTGAGGTAGCTCGTCAGGTTGTTGCTGTCCCAGCCGCTGATGTCGACGGCACCCGAGTCGCGAACCCATGCACCCCAATAGAATTCCTGGAAGGGGATGGTTCCGGGGGTGAAGCCGATGTCGCGGGCGAAGTACGTCAGGCTGCGGTATCTGTCGTTCTGGAACTTGGCGAGGCCGACTCCCGACGGGAGTTGTTCCACCGGAACCTCGTTGCCGTCGACGTCGTAGTTCCACACCCACTTCTCGGCCTTCATCCGTGCCCAGAAATCGGCTGTGCTCAGGTCACTGAGGTTCGCGACCACCCGCAGGCGAAGGTGCAGATTCGGTCCACCGTCGGCCGTTTCGTAGAAGGAGGTCAGCGTGTGGTGACCGTCGGTCAGGTACGGCACGCCGCCCGGACCGATGACGACAGTCTTCATGGGCGCGATGGTGTCCGGCGTTTCCTGACCGACGGGGACGGTGCAGGTGAACGACGACGGATTGTCCAGTCGTGCATCAGGCAACGCCGACGCGGCCTCTTCCTGGCCGTTGGCCTCGCACCAGTCGTCGAACTTCTTGTTGATCTCGTCCTTGCCGAGTGTGTATCGCCCGAGCTTGTAGTACACCTCGTCGTATCCGAGCGAGGGTTGCGTCGCGCGCACCTCACCGATCGGCAGATCGAGAAGCTCGCCCGCTTCGGCACATCGGTAGCCGAGGCCTGCCGACGATCCGGTGGGGAGCAGGTCGGCGACCTGACACAGGGGCGACGCTGCCCGTGCCGGCGCGGCCGTGGCAACGCTGGTCATCGACGCGGATACGACAGAGATCAATGCGAGCGTGCCCAGCAGGGCTGCTCTACGACGCGAGACCATTCGGTGAAACTCCTCTGAGTTCGAGTGAAGTTCTCCGAGAGTGCAGCCCGTGGGTCACCGGTCGATGTCGCAGAGCCGAACCGGAGGTGTTCGAGAGGTGAACGCAGCGCGCCGGTCAGCGATCCTCGCGCAACATCGCGTAGACGAGGGTGTCGGTCCATTCGCCCTTGCACCACCAGTTCTGTCGAAAGTGCGCTTCCCGACGCATCCCGACCCGCGCGGCCAGTCGGGCAGAGGCGTCGTTCCGGCCGTCCAGCTGTGCGCTGACGCGGTGGATCTGGGGTAACGAGAACACGTGCTCGATCAAGGCGGTGACCGCCTCGGTGGCGTACCCGCGGCCCGCAACGTCGGGGGAGAACGTCCAGCCGAGTTCGACGAGAGCCGGGGAACCGTCGACCAACCACGCCTCGACATTTCCCACCACCGTTCCCTCGTGCTCGGCAACCATCGCGAGTGCTTGGGTGTGCAGTCCGATTCGCTTCATCCGTTTGCCCACCGCAGCAACCGCATCGGTGTGTGTCCACGCTTCGTGGAGCAGATAGCGGCAGACTTCCGGGTCGCTGTAGTAGGCGAGGATCCTGTCCGCATCGGCGGGTTCGTACAGACGAAGGGTCAGGCGCTCGGTGTGGATGGGCTCGACGGTCATATGTCCGAGTCTGCCCGACTTGTATTCACGCTGATTCGAACCCTGGTCCAGGACCCGACGTGTGATGGATGGTGGTGAGTCGAACCTGCCCGCACTCAACCGGAAGGCCTGTACTCATGGTCATGACGTCGTATGCCGCTCCCGCGGGACCCGTGGACGCGAGCGACAGCGATGCCTCCGACATCGGCTCCACACCCGTCTCGCCGAAAGGGTCTGCGTGGCAGCGGTACCGCTGGACCGTCGTGCGCGCTTTGTCGCCGGTCGTCCTCCTCGTTCTGTGGCAGATCGCCAGCGCTGCCGGAGTTCTCTCCGAACGAGTGCTGCCTGCACCGTCACTGATCTTCGATGCAGGTCTGGAATTGCTGCGCAACGGCGAACTGGCGAACGCCCTGGCCATTTCCGGAACTCGCGTAGTCCAGGGGCTCGTGCTCGGTGGGGTGATCGGGGTGGCGCTCGGAGCGCTCGTCGGACTGTCCAAACTTGCCGAGGCAACCGTCGACCCGCCGCTGCAGATGCTGCGCGCGCTACCGCACCTCGGTCTCATCCCGCTGTTCATCCTGTGGTTCGGAATCGGAGAGACTCCCAAGATCCTGCTCGTTGCTCTGGGAGTCGCATTTCCGTTGTACCTGAACACGTTCTCGGCGATCCGCCAGATCGATCGTAATTTCCTCGACACGGCCGTCGTACTCGGTTTCTCGTGGCGTCAGCGGTTCACCACGATCATTGCGCCGAGCATCGCCCCGCAACTGCTGGTGGGACTTCGTCAGTCGTTGGCCATTGCGTGGTTGTCGCTGATCGTGGCCGAGCAGATCAACGCCGAATCCGGGCTCGGCTACATCATCAACAATGCGCGCGATTTCCTGCGGGTGGACACCATCATCTTCGGGCTCGTCGTCTACGCCCTGATGGGAATCGCCACCGACGGCATCGTCCGAGTCCTCGAAAAACGAGCTCTCCGTTACCGATTGGATGCCTGATTCATGACCTCGACGACGACCTCGGTCGCCACGCTGCGCGGCATCGACAAGTTCTACGGTGCCAGTCACGTGTTGAAGGGTGTCGACCTGTCCATCGAACGCGGCGAGATCGTCTCGCTGGTGGGAAGATCCGGCTCCGGTAAGTCGACGATCCTGCGCGTTCTGGCAGGACTGTCGACGGATCACACCGGGGAGCGGCATGTCGCCGGGCATCCCGCGGTGGCGTTCCAGGAACCGCGGCTGTTTCCGTGGCGCTCGGTCCGCCAGAACGTGTCCTACGGGCTCAACACAGCCGGCGTGACGGGGAACGATGCGTTGACAGCTGCGGATGCGACCCTCGACGAAGTCGGCCTCGCCGACAAGCGCGACGCATGGCCGATGACGTTGTCCGGCGGCCAAGCTCAGCGCGCCGCATTGGCCAGAGCATTGGTGGGCGAGCCGGAGCTGCTGCTGCTCGACGAACCGTTCGGCGCTCTCGACGCGCTCACTCGGCTGTCCATGCAGTCGCTGCTGCTCGACCTGTGGGGTCGGCACCGATTCGGCATCCTCCTGGTCACGCACGACGTCGACGAGGCAATTGCGTTGGGAGACCGGGTGTTGGTGCTCGACGGGGGTGGCGTCGCCGAGACCGTCACCATCGACCTGCCTCGTCCACGCGACCGAGGAACAGCCGGATTCTCTCGCATCCGCACTCATCTGCTCGGCGCGCTCGGCGTCCACTGAGCCGATCGATTTCACCGAACTCATCGATTTCACTGATACGAAGGATCGTTCACGCATGTCGTCACACGCTCGTTCCCGATCGCTGCGCGCCGTCGGGATACTCGCTGCCCTGTCCCTGACGGTTGTCGGACTCACCGGCTGCGTCTCCCGCGGCAGCGACACCACGGCCACCGAAGCGCCCGAACTCGTCTCGAACGATCAGCTCGCCACCGTCACCCTCGACGTCGGCGACCAGAAGGGTGGCACCGAAGCCCTGCTTCGTGCGTCCGGTGAGTTGGACTCTGCGCCGTACGATGTCGCGTTCTCCACCTTCACCTCCGGCCCGCCGCAGGTGGAGGCCGCAACGGCCGGTCAGATCGACTTCGCGGTCACCGGCAACACACCCCCGGTGTTCGGAGTCGCAGCCAATGCGCGCATCAAGGTCGTCTCCGCCTACAGCAACGACGCGAGCGGGGATCAGATTCTCGTGCCGCCCGATTCGACTCTCGCCACGTTCGCCGACCTGCGCGGCAAGAAGATCGCCGTCGGCAAGGGAAGTTCCGCGCACGGCCATGTCCTGCTGCAGTTGCAGAAGGCAGGGTTGACCACCGATGACGTTCAGCTGGTCTTTCTTCAGCCAGCCGATGCGCTGACGGCGTTCACCTCGGGTGAGGTCGACGCCTGGGCGATCTGGGATCCCTTCACCGCGATCGCGCAGGTCCAGAACGGCTCGAAAACGCTCACCACCGCAGAGGGCGTCGCCAACGGCTACGGCTTCGGCATCGCCTCGCAGCAGGCGCTCGACGATCCCGCGAAGAACACTGCCCTGCAGGACTTCGTGGTTCGTCTGGCCAAGGCGTCCGCCTGGGCGAACGCCAACCCGGCCGAGTGGGCGGCGGCGTATTCCACGGCCGTCGGCATCGACCCTGCCGCCGGTGAATTGGCTCAGGGACGAAGCCAGCGACCCGCAATTGCGCTCGACGACACGGTGATCGAGTCCGAGCAGGCACTCTTCGATGCCTTCGTCGAGAGCGGAAGCATTCCCGGCGGCAACACGTTCGCGGACTTCGTCGACACGCGGTACGCCGACGCCATCGCCGACGCCACCGCCTCCAGCAACTGACGAGCCACCAACTGATCACCCACCACGTCGTAGGAGTTCACTCGTGACCGCACGCATCTTCTGGTTCCTTCCCACCGCGGGCGACGGCCGTTCCATCGTCGGCGCCTCCCACGCATCCGGGAACCTCCGCGAACCCGCCGGGTTTCGTCGCCCGTCGCTGCGTTACCTCACCGAGGTGGCGCAGGCTGCGGACCGACTCGACTTCGAGGGCGTGCTGACTCCGACGGGAACCTGGTGCGAGGACGCGTGGCTGACCACGGCTGCTCTACTGCAGAGCACCCGACGGCTGAAGTTCCTCGTCGCCTTCCGTCCCGGCCTCACACCGCCCACGTTGGCGGCGCAGCAGGCGGCGACGTTGCAGCGCTTCTCGGAGGGACGGGTGTTGTTCAACATCGTCACCGGCGGCGACGACGTCGAGCAGCGTCGGTTCGGGGACTGGATAGACCACGATCGTCGCTACGCTCGCACCGACGAGTTTCTCGAACTCGTTCAACGCATCTGGACCGAGCCGTCGGTCGATCACAAGGGTGAGTTCTTCGAGGTGGCCGATGCACGGGTGTCCGAGGCACCGGATCCGTTGCCGGAGTTCTGGTTCGGTGGTTCGTCCGAGCCGGCTCTCGAGGTCGCGGCCAAGCGAGTGCAGACGTACCTGACGTGGGGCGAGCCGCCGGCCGACGCCCGCGCCAAGATCGAGAAGGTGCAGGCGCTCGCGGACGCCCAGGGCCGCAAGCTCACTTACGGCGTTCGCCTGCACACCATCAGCCGTGACACGTCCGAGGAGGCCTGGGCCGTCGCGCAGAAGCTTCTCGACGAGCTTCCCGAGGATCAGGTGTCGCAGGCTCACGCACTGCACTCGTCCTCGCAGTCCGAGGGTCAGCGCCGGATGGCCGCCTTGCACGGCGGCAGCAAGGATTCGCTCGAGATCTACCCGAACTTGTGGGCGGGTGTCGGACTCGTTCGCGGCGGAGCCGGGACGGCCCTGGTCGGTTCGCACGAGGAGGTCGCGGACCTGATCGGCGAATACCACGACGCCGGCTTCGACGAGTTCATCCTCTCGGGCTACCCGCACCTGGAAGAGGCGTATCACTTCGCCGAGGGCGTGCGTCCGATCCTCGATGCGCGCGGAATCACGGTGCCCGCTCGTCGGGTGTAGCTCTCGGTTCGAGGTGGCGGTTCACCACCCCTGCGCAATACCCTGGGGGAGCAGGTGACCCATCTGGGAGCGTTTCGTTTCCAGGTATCGGATGTTGGCCCGCGCGGCACCGACGATGATCGGCAGTCGTGCACTCACGTCGACCCCGTGCGCTTCGAGACCACGAATCTTGTCCGGATTGTTGGTCAGCAGGCGGACTGTGCTCAGACCGAGATCTTTCAGAATGGCTGCGGCGCCGCCGTATTCGCGTCCATCTGCCGGCTCGTCGAGCTCGAGATTGGCTTGTACGGTGTCGAATCCCTCGTCCTGAAGTCGATATGCAGCAAGCTTTTTCAGCAAGCCGATGCCGCGACCTTCGTGGCCGCGGAGGTACACCAGCACGCCGCCCTCCGCAGCGATTCGTTCGAGGGCAGTCTCGAGTTGCGGACCACACTCGCACCGTTGCGAGAGGAACGATTCACCGGTGAGGCACTCCGAATGCACTCGCACCAACGCGTTGTCGGTGACGTCTCCGGAGACCAGCGCCACGTGCTCGGCCCCGGTCTCGTGATCTGTGTAGCCGAACATCGCGAACGTGCCGTGTGGGGTCGTGAGGACGGTCTCCACCACCCGCCCGACGCGAGCGGGCCCGGCAACCGGTGCAGGGTCCCGAAGTTGGCGGTACGCGATGAGCTCCTCGATGGTGAGTACCGGAAGGTTCAGACGGGTGCCCAGGTTCTCGATCTCGGGAAAGCGCATCATCGATCCGTCGTCGGCCACCAGCTCGGCGATCACTCCCACGGCGGGCAACCCGGCGAGAGCACACAGGTCGACGGCGGCCTCGGTGTGTCCCGGTCGTTCCAGAACCCCACCCGGGCGAGCGCGCAGAGGGAGAACGTGCCCTGGCCGGATGATGTCCGACGCCACTGCGCCCGGATCTGCCAGCACCTGCAAGGTCTTCGCACGGTCGGCCGCGCTGATGCCGGTGGTGATCCCCGCGGCCGCGTCGACGGTCACGGTGTAAGCCGTCTTCTTCGGGTCCTGATTGTTCGACACCATCGGGGGTAGCTCCAGGGCATCTGCCCGTGCGTCGCTCATCGGAGCGCACAGCAACCCCGAGGTGTTGCGGACGGTCCAGGCCGTCCACGCGGGACTGACGCGGTCCGCCGCCAAGATCACGTCACCCTCGTTCTCCCGATCGGCCGAATCGGTGACGAACACCGGCTTTCCGGCCCGGAGGGCATCGAGGACATGTTCGACGGTACTCATCAGAGGTCTACCGCCAGTCGGCGAAACTTACTGCCGTGGAACACCATCGGTGCGATGCCGTCCTTGATTTCCAGTTCGTTGATGCGCATCAGAACGATGTCGTGGTCACCGGCTGTGACCTGCTCGGTCACCGAGGCGTCCAACCACATGCTCGCACCGTCGATGAACAGGGCACCGTCCTCCGTCGTCATGGTCGTCAGCCCCTCGAAGCGGTTACCCGTCTTCGCCGCGAGTGTTCGCGCCGCGACGTCGTGGAGTTCGCCGAGCACGCTGATCCCGATTCGCGGTGCTGCCGCGAACTTGGGCCACGTGGTTGAGGTGTCCTGAACACAGAATGCAACGAGAGGTGGATCGATCGACACCGCGACGAAGCTGCTTGCCGCCATCCCGACCTGTACTCCGTCGATCTCGGCGCAGACGGCGACGACGCCGCTGGGGAACTGTCCGAACGCGTTTCGCAGCACGGACTGGTCGAAGCTTGTGGTGCTCAGGGTCATGATGCATCCGTTCGGGTTCGGGCAGCGGCGAGAATGGTGTCGCCCCAGCGAGTTGCGTAGTCGGTGATTCGGGAATCGGTGGTGTAGGTCGAATCGATGAGGTAGAGGCCGGGTGCCGGTGTGACCGCGCCGAGTTCGACGAGAACGTGTTTGAGAAACAGATCGGGTGCCATGGCGTGGGCGGGACCGGCACCCAACATGAGCGGAACGGCAACGACATTCTTCAGTCCGGTGTCGCCTGCGAACTGGTCGAGGAACAACTTCAGCACTCCGGTGTACGTCGCCTTGAAGGTCGGACTTGCGAAGACGACGAGATCGGAGGACGACACGGTGTCCACTGCAGCCTGAACTGCGGCGTCACCCCATCCGAGGAGCCCGGGCCCGAGGGTGATCACGTCGACGGTTCCGCCCGGCTCACCCGTCAGTGCGGTGGCGAGAACGCGGGCGGCGTCGAGTGTTCGTGACTCGGGTTTCGGATTGCCCGCCACTACGGTGATTTTCATACGTGAACCTTTCGTTGGGGCGATGACACCAGCAAACAGCACGTGCGTAGCACCCTCGAGACTTCCCGGTTGCATGTCGATTGCGCCGTGTCGTGCTCGGCGATGCAGACCGTCGAGCTGGGGAAACGCCGAAATCCATGGGGCACAACGCCACCTGCATCAGAAGGCAGCGAGGTTCTCTCGGAACGTGGTTCGCGAATAACCGTCGCGAATCGCTCCGCGACGACGCAGCGCCGGAGCGAGACCGTCGGAGATTTCGGCGATGGCTTTGCGTGTGACAGGAGATGCGATGAGGAAGCCGTCTCCGCCGATGAATTCCATTGCCTCCTCCATTTTCTCGGCCACTGTCTCGACCGTTCCGACGAGCTCCATCGATTCCGTGGTCGGATAGTTCGCCACGATCTCGCGCAGGGTCTTGCCGGTTTTCGCCATGTCCGCGAGCGTGCTCTGGTGCCCGTTGTACTGGGTCAGATCGGGAACCGGCGCGTCTATGTCGAACTGTGAGAAATCGGTGCTGCTGAAGTACGACATCGCCGACAGGATGCCGTCGATGTTGTTTCGTTGCACTTCGCGCATCCGATCGCGTTTGACCAGAGCTTCCTCGTCGGTATCGGCCATGATGGGGCTGACCAGGAACAGCACTTTGACATCGTCGGGCTTGCGGCCGTACTCGACGAGCCTGCGGCTGATGTCCTCGCGGTATTCCTTCATGGCATCCAGTCCGCGGACATTGGCGATGATGGTGTCGGCGTGTTTTGCACCGAATGCGCGGCCGGCGGGAGAACCTCCGGCTTGGCAGATGACCGGACGACCCTGGGGGCCGCGCGGGACGTTCAGCGGACCTCGCGAGGCGTAGTACTTGCCCTCGAAATCGATCGTGTGAATCTTTTCGTGATCGGCGAACACTCCGGATTCCGAGTCCAGAACCAGGGCGTCCTCGTCCCACGAATCCCACAGTTGCGTGACGACGTCCACCCATTCGTCGGCCATCTCGTAGCGGAGATCGTGTTCGATCTGCTTGGCCAGTCCGTAGTTCTGTGCGGCTCCGTCGGCGCTCGCGGTGACGAGATTGATCCCGACCCGCCCCTTGGTCAGGTGGTCGAGAGTCGACATCAGTCGGGCCGCCAGGAACGGCGGATAGAACGTCGTGGCGACGGTGGCGATGATGCCGATGCGCTCGGTGGCGTCCGCCATCAGCGGCACGAGGGGCATCGGGTCGAAACGCACCGTGGTGCCGCGGCGTACGGAGCTTTCGAACGTCCCACGGTAGACGTTGGACAGTACCGACGAATCCTCGAGCATGATGTAGTCGAAGCCTGCACGCTCGAGGCTTCGCGCAGCATCGACGAAGAGATCGGGTCGACCAACGTCGGACGCCACGTTGCCCGACCACGGCTGGTTCCAGCCGTAGACCCCGAAGCCCGTCGTGAAGAACCAGCCGAGATGCATCATGCGGCGACGCCTGCGTCGATTCGACCGGTGGACGACTGCGTCGACACGACGCTGTCGGCGGGAGCGTGGTAGTTCATGCCAATCCCTCTCGTGATGGTTGGGCAACGTGACGGTTGCCGATGAAGGAAGCCTCCTGCAAACGCATTACCGAACGTGGCGCAGGCGTAAATGAGTTATTACGCCGCAAACATCGCCTGCTCGGGCGGTTTGTCGGTTCCGATAACGCCGCCGAGCAGCGCTGCAGAGGCGGGCCGAGACCTATGTCACTCCGGCGTTAATTAATTTCGGATCCCTCTGACCAGGGGATTCGAACGGCGTAATACTTCAGTTACGCCGAACGTCCCTTCCAGTAACGCGTGCCGAGAATGCTGTGCGCATCGAGCAATAGCTCTGCTGGAGACAATCGGCTTGGAGGATCGTGATGAGTGGCAACCTGCGCGCAGCGTATGCCGAGATCGACGCCGAACACGTGTGCAAGAGCTTCGACCGTCGTGGGTCCGGGTCGCCGGCCGTGGACGACATCAGCATGAAGGTGACGTCGAGCTCGGCCATCGGAATCGTCGGCGAGTCCGGCTCCGGTAAATCGACACTGGTTCG
This genomic window contains:
- a CDS encoding ABC transporter ATP-binding protein, translated to MTSTTTSVATLRGIDKFYGASHVLKGVDLSIERGEIVSLVGRSGSGKSTILRVLAGLSTDHTGERHVAGHPAVAFQEPRLFPWRSVRQNVSYGLNTAGVTGNDALTAADATLDEVGLADKRDAWPMTLSGGQAQRAALARALVGEPELLLLDEPFGALDALTRLSMQSLLLDLWGRHRFGILLVTHDVDEAIALGDRVLVLDGGGVAETVTIDLPRPRDRGTAGFSRIRTHLLGALGVH
- a CDS encoding flavin reductase family protein — translated: MTLSTTSFDQSVLRNAFGQFPSGVVAVCAEIDGVQVGMAASSFVAVSIDPPLVAFCVQDTSTTWPKFAAAPRIGISVLGELHDVAARTLAAKTGNRFEGLTTMTTEDGALFIDGASMWLDASVTEQVTAGDHDIVLMRINELEIKDGIAPMVFHGSKFRRLAVDL
- a CDS encoding NtaA/DmoA family FMN-dependent monooxygenase (This protein belongs to a clade of FMN-dependent monooxygenases, within a broader family of flavin-dependent oxidoreductases, the luciferase-like monooxygenase (LMM) family, some of whose members use coenzyme F420 rather than FMN.), which produces MMHLGWFFTTGFGVYGWNQPWSGNVASDVGRPDLFVDAARSLERAGFDYIMLEDSSVLSNVYRGTFESSVRRGTTVRFDPMPLVPLMADATERIGIIATVATTFYPPFLAARLMSTLDHLTKGRVGINLVTASADGAAQNYGLAKQIEHDLRYEMADEWVDVVTQLWDSWDEDALVLDSESGVFADHEKIHTIDFEGKYYASRGPLNVPRGPQGRPVICQAGGSPAGRAFGAKHADTIIANVRGLDAMKEYREDISRRLVEYGRKPDDVKVLFLVSPIMADTDEEALVKRDRMREVQRNNIDGILSAMSYFSSTDFSQFDIDAPVPDLTQYNGHQSTLADMAKTGKTLREIVANYPTTESMELVGTVETVAEKMEEAMEFIGGDGFLIASPVTRKAIAEISDGLAPALRRRGAIRDGYSRTTFRENLAAF
- a CDS encoding NADPH-dependent FMN reductase, which codes for MKITVVAGNPKPESRTLDAARVLATALTGEPGGTVDVITLGPGLLGWGDAAVQAAVDTVSSSDLVVFASPTFKATYTGVLKLFLDQFAGDTGLKNVVAVPLMLGAGPAHAMAPDLFLKHVLVELGAVTPAPGLYLIDSTYTTDSRITDYATRWGDTILAAARTRTDAS
- a CDS encoding ABC transporter permease, with protein sequence MTSYAAPAGPVDASDSDASDIGSTPVSPKGSAWQRYRWTVVRALSPVVLLVLWQIASAAGVLSERVLPAPSLIFDAGLELLRNGELANALAISGTRVVQGLVLGGVIGVALGALVGLSKLAEATVDPPLQMLRALPHLGLIPLFILWFGIGETPKILLVALGVAFPLYLNTFSAIRQIDRNFLDTAVVLGFSWRQRFTTIIAPSIAPQLLVGLRQSLAIAWLSLIVAEQINAESGLGYIINNARDFLRVDTIIFGLVVYALMGIATDGIVRVLEKRALRYRLDA
- a CDS encoding ABC transporter substrate-binding protein; amino-acid sequence: MSSHARSRSLRAVGILAALSLTVVGLTGCVSRGSDTTATEAPELVSNDQLATVTLDVGDQKGGTEALLRASGELDSAPYDVAFSTFTSGPPQVEAATAGQIDFAVTGNTPPVFGVAANARIKVVSAYSNDASGDQILVPPDSTLATFADLRGKKIAVGKGSSAHGHVLLQLQKAGLTTDDVQLVFLQPADALTAFTSGEVDAWAIWDPFTAIAQVQNGSKTLTTAEGVANGYGFGIASQQALDDPAKNTALQDFVVRLAKASAWANANPAEWAAAYSTAVGIDPAAGELAQGRSQRPAIALDDTVIESEQALFDAFVESGSIPGGNTFADFVDTRYADAIADATASSN
- a CDS encoding GNAT family N-acetyltransferase gives rise to the protein MTVEPIHTERLTLRLYEPADADRILAYYSDPEVCRYLLHEAWTHTDAVAAVGKRMKRIGLHTQALAMVAEHEGTVVGNVEAWLVDGSPALVELGWTFSPDVAGRGYATEAVTALIEHVFSLPQIHRVSAQLDGRNDASARLAARVGMRREAHFRQNWWCKGEWTDTLVYAMLREDR
- a CDS encoding nitroreductase family protein, whose protein sequence is MTSFPIIDLTPDELLTTTRTVRKRLDLTRPVPMELIKECLEIALQAPSGSNKQGWQWIVVTDPDLRARIGAIYGELFTAYQASKHSASALFADDPERASVQKRVGDSAGWLGEHMGEVPVLLIPCILAGKTLPAGNQAGLWGSLLPAVWNYALAARARGLGTAWTTIHLAKEKEISELLGIPDDFHQGALIPTAYYTGETFKVAPRDPIETVLHVDRW
- a CDS encoding ParB/Srx family N-terminal domain-containing protein, whose amino-acid sequence is MVSRRRAALLGTLALISVVSASMTSVATAAPARAASPLCQVADLLPTGSSAGLGYRCAEAGELLDLPIGEVRATQPSLGYDEVYYKLGRYTLGKDEINKKFDDWCEANGQEEAASALPDARLDNPSSFTCTVPVGQETPDTIAPMKTVVIGPGGVPYLTDGHHTLTSFYETADGGPNLHLRLRVVANLSDLSTADFWARMKAEKWVWNYDVDGNEVPVEQLPSGVGLAKFQNDRYRSLTYFARDIGFTPGTIPFQEFYWGAWVRDSGAVDISGWDSNNLTSYLSTVEAVSRAQVAAPKDAVIDSGRTAAELGALNAWNDGKAAGKGEFGKLSAPYSDDKPGKLAYALQYKMGLPR
- a CDS encoding bifunctional 3,4-dihydroxy-2-butanone-4-phosphate synthase/GTP cyclohydrolase II, which encodes MSTVEHVLDALRAGKPVFVTDSADRENEGDVILAADRVSPAWTAWTVRNTSGLLCAPMSDARADALELPPMVSNNQDPKKTAYTVTVDAAAGITTGISAADRAKTLQVLADPGAVASDIIRPGHVLPLRARPGGVLERPGHTEAAVDLCALAGLPAVGVIAELVADDGSMMRFPEIENLGTRLNLPVLTIEELIAYRQLRDPAPVAGPARVGRVVETVLTTPHGTFAMFGYTDHETGAEHVALVSGDVTDNALVRVHSECLTGESFLSQRCECGPQLETALERIAAEGGVLVYLRGHEGRGIGLLKKLAAYRLQDEGFDTVQANLELDEPADGREYGGAAAILKDLGLSTVRLLTNNPDKIRGLEAHGVDVSARLPIIVGAARANIRYLETKRSQMGHLLPQGIAQGW
- a CDS encoding LLM class flavin-dependent oxidoreductase; translated protein: MTARIFWFLPTAGDGRSIVGASHASGNLREPAGFRRPSLRYLTEVAQAADRLDFEGVLTPTGTWCEDAWLTTAALLQSTRRLKFLVAFRPGLTPPTLAAQQAATLQRFSEGRVLFNIVTGGDDVEQRRFGDWIDHDRRYARTDEFLELVQRIWTEPSVDHKGEFFEVADARVSEAPDPLPEFWFGGSSEPALEVAAKRVQTYLTWGEPPADARAKIEKVQALADAQGRKLTYGVRLHTISRDTSEEAWAVAQKLLDELPEDQVSQAHALHSSSQSEGQRRMAALHGGSKDSLEIYPNLWAGVGLVRGGAGTALVGSHEEVADLIGEYHDAGFDEFILSGYPHLEEAYHFAEGVRPILDARGITVPARRV